In Sorangium aterium, the genomic stretch GCGGAGCCCATCGCCGCCGCGCAGCACCCCCGTCTTCACCAGGTCCCCCATCATCTGCCCCACACGCGCGATGAACTCGGGGCTCGGCATCGCGCCGGCTTCAGTCTGTGCGTTGGTCCTGTGCATGATCATGAAACGCATGTCCACATTCTCCTTGGTATGGGCCGACAGGGAGCGCACGAGCTGCCGTCGTCCAGCGCGACGCTCTTCTCGATGTCTCCCGGAGCGGTGGCCCTCACGCGCCGGCGTGCTCGCTGCAGCCCTGCTCGTTCGTGCCCTCGCTCCGGTCCTGACGCTGTCTGCTCGTACACTCTTCCCACGGGGTCGTTACCGGGAGGAAGCCCGGCGTTCAGCAGGGCGACGAACGGAAGCGCGCCGGATCGACACGGGGGAGCTTTTTTTTTCGCGCCGCCGCGGGACGCGCCCGGGCGCGCCGGCCGTACCCTCACGGGCCGCGCGCCTCCGCGGCGGCGCTGGCCGCGGTCACGCCGCCAGGCGATGCTCGATCTCGATCGGCGTGAGCGGCGGTGGCAGCTCGTCGATGACGACCGCGCTGCCCGGGTGCTGGCGGACGAGCTCCTCCGTGGACTCGATCGCTTCCTGCACCGTGCCGTACGGGAGCGAGCGGGTGACGTAGCCCTCGGCCGCGACCACCCAGCCCCAGCCGTCGGGGTCCGGCATGACGTGGTATGTGAGCCTCTGTGTCATGGTGTGTCCTCCCT encodes the following:
- a CDS encoding DUF2188 domain-containing protein; this translates as MTQRLTYHVMPDPDGWGWVVAAEGYVTRSLPYGTVQEAIESTEELVRQHPGSAVVIDELPPPLTPIEIEHRLAA